The following proteins are encoded in a genomic region of Mycoplasmopsis columbinasalis:
- the rpmE gene encoding 50S ribosomal protein L31, protein MKKDLHPQYFDVKVTCQTCGKKFEFKSTKKQFTVDVCSGCHVVYTGDKTKQKATGMIDKFNQRFAKSQQKQKDQKK, encoded by the coding sequence ATGAAAAAAGATTTACACCCACAATATTTTGATGTTAAAGTTACTTGCCAAACTTGCGGTAAAAAATTCGAATTTAAATCAACAAAGAAACAATTCACAGTCGATGTTTGTTCAGGTTGCCATGTTGTTTATACTGGTGACAAAACCAAACAAAAAGCAACTGGTATGATTGACAAATTCAACCAAAGATTTGCAAAAAGCCAACAAAAACAAAAAGACCAAAAGAAATAA
- the rpsD gene encoding 30S ribosomal protein S4 produces the protein MRYLGPVFKKSRRYGFSILETGKEFAKGKKRSYAPGQHGNKRVKLSDYGLHLYEKQKVKFTYGLSEKQMKKYYVRATKQKGVNGTILLQLLESRLDNLVYRSGLAQTRRQAKQLVAHGHFEVDGHKANIPSMHINVGSVVTLKVKSHKNAEVAKSLESKTTSPWLTLDREKFTFKFDRLPERNELHAEIKENYVIEFYSK, from the coding sequence ATGAGATACTTAGGACCTGTTTTTAAGAAATCAAGAAGATATGGTTTTTCAATTCTGGAAACTGGTAAAGAGTTCGCAAAAGGTAAAAAAAGAAGTTACGCACCTGGTCAACACGGTAACAAACGTGTGAAATTATCTGACTATGGTCTTCACCTTTACGAAAAACAAAAAGTTAAATTCACTTATGGATTAAGTGAAAAACAAATGAAGAAATATTATGTTCGTGCAACCAAACAAAAAGGTGTTAACGGTACAATTTTGCTTCAATTATTAGAAAGTCGTTTAGACAACTTGGTTTACCGTTCAGGTCTTGCGCAAACAAGAAGACAAGCAAAACAACTTGTAGCACACGGACACTTTGAAGTTGATGGTCACAAAGCAAACATTCCATCAATGCACATTAATGTTGGCAGCGTGGTTACTTTAAAAGTAAAATCACACAAAAATGCTGAAGTTGCAAAGTCACTTGAAAGCAAAACAACATCACCATGACTTACATTAGATCGTGAAAAATTCACATTTAAATTCGACAGATTACCTGAAAGAAACGAACTTCACGCAGAAATCAAAGAAAACTACGTGATCGAGTTCTACTCAAAATAA
- a CDS encoding DegV family protein has product MKYAIVVDSASSLTKDEAEKLGWYFLPLHITINNIEYEDGVQITSKNLFEKFTLDKEVKTSSVNLGEAENLFIELSKEYDKIFVYPISKHLSGCCQSLTILAEQFPKVRVIQSVEIVELILLDLFWLENQIKKDETKIDEYIKFIENGGWRKSVTLIPKYNKYLVKGGRLHPAAALVAKLLNIVPLIAFEDGQLLKEGVGRIFKKSILKNIEKKKEFLKANETNEFLVAYLHSNATEDDQRDIQNKFEEVFGEKVIKRFISPVVSIHTGPESYVGIVMEIDKETKNKFLDYIKEKQ; this is encoded by the coding sequence ATGAAATATGCAATAGTAGTTGACTCCGCTAGCTCTTTAACTAAAGACGAAGCTGAAAAATTAGGGTGATATTTTTTGCCTCTGCACATAACAATTAATAATATTGAGTATGAAGATGGAGTTCAAATAACTTCAAAAAACTTATTTGAAAAGTTCACTTTAGACAAGGAAGTAAAAACTTCTTCTGTTAATTTAGGAGAAGCTGAAAATTTATTTATAGAACTATCAAAAGAATACGACAAGATCTTTGTTTATCCTATTTCTAAACATCTTTCAGGTTGTTGTCAATCTTTAACTATTTTGGCAGAGCAATTTCCCAAAGTAAGAGTTATACAATCCGTTGAAATTGTTGAACTTATTTTGCTTGACCTATTTTGGTTGGAAAACCAAATTAAAAAAGATGAAACAAAAATCGATGAATATATTAAATTCATAGAAAATGGTGGATGAAGAAAGTCAGTTACTCTTATTCCTAAATACAACAAATATCTTGTAAAAGGCGGAAGACTTCATCCTGCTGCTGCATTAGTTGCTAAACTCTTAAATATAGTACCTTTAATTGCTTTTGAAGATGGACAACTTCTAAAAGAAGGTGTTGGAAGAATCTTTAAAAAATCAATCTTAAAAAACATAGAAAAGAAAAAGGAATTTTTAAAAGCAAACGAAACAAATGAATTTTTAGTTGCTTACTTACATTCAAACGCAACAGAAGATGACCAAAGAGATATTCAAAACAAGTTTGAAGAAGTTTTTGGTGAAAAAGTTATAAAGCGTTTTATTTCTCCTGTTGTTTCAATACATACGGGACCAGAATCGTATGTTGGAATAGTTATGGAAATAGATAAGGAAACAAAAAACAAATTTCTTGATTACATAAAAG
- the tyrS gene encoding tyrosine--tRNA ligase, with the protein MNILDELKWRGILKQISNEEKFKKLIPGETGIYCGFDPTALSLHLGNYILISVLKRFKKAGFNVYAIVGGATGMIGDPSFKDKERVLLDNQAVVTNKNAIKNQLRKQGLKVIDNYSFYRNINILEFLRDAGKLINVASILSRDSIVNCLERGLSFTEFSYTLLQGYDFLTLYKQKNVCIQLGGSDQWGNIVTGLDMINRVYGDNHQAVGITMDLLTDENGNKIGKSTGGGALWLDPKMCSPYRFYQYLFNQSDATSEKLIKWLTFLPKEKIEQVISKHYQNPKLHLLQKTLAQQVTKDIFGAQGVKFAQKITSLIYKQNISDLNLSLDEFEELKNYLPVVEIEVGANTVDTLIAAKHIQSKREAREFIQTKSLKINGMPFDETSLYETKLGEGKFAIIKKGKKTTILAVSK; encoded by the coding sequence ATGAACATTTTAGATGAATTAAAATGAAGAGGAATTCTCAAGCAGATTAGTAACGAAGAAAAATTTAAAAAATTAATTCCTGGAGAAACTGGCATTTATTGTGGTTTTGATCCAACAGCTTTAAGTTTGCACTTAGGTAATTACATTTTAATTTCTGTTTTAAAAAGATTTAAAAAAGCTGGTTTCAATGTTTATGCCATTGTTGGTGGTGCAACTGGAATGATTGGGGATCCCTCATTCAAGGACAAAGAAAGGGTTTTGCTAGATAATCAGGCGGTTGTCACAAATAAAAACGCAATAAAAAACCAACTTAGAAAACAAGGTCTCAAAGTTATTGACAATTATTCTTTTTACAGAAACATAAACATCTTAGAGTTTTTACGAGATGCAGGTAAATTAATTAATGTTGCGTCAATCTTAAGTAGAGACTCTATTGTTAATTGTTTAGAAAGAGGATTGTCTTTCACTGAGTTTTCTTATACTTTATTGCAAGGTTACGACTTTTTAACTCTTTACAAACAAAAAAACGTTTGTATCCAATTAGGCGGTAGCGACCAATGAGGCAATATTGTGACTGGTCTCGATATGATAAACCGCGTTTATGGTGATAACCATCAAGCTGTTGGCATCACAATGGACTTGTTAACTGACGAAAACGGTAATAAAATTGGAAAATCTACTGGCGGCGGTGCGCTTTGGCTCGACCCAAAAATGTGTTCGCCATATCGCTTTTACCAATATTTATTTAACCAATCAGACGCAACGAGCGAAAAATTAATTAAATGGTTGACTTTTTTACCAAAAGAAAAAATTGAACAAGTAATTTCAAAACATTATCAAAACCCAAAATTGCACTTGTTACAAAAAACATTAGCGCAACAAGTTACTAAAGATATTTTTGGTGCCCAAGGTGTGAAATTTGCGCAAAAAATTACAAGTTTAATTTATAAACAAAACATTAGCGATTTAAACCTTTCCCTTGACGAATTTGAAGAGCTCAAAAACTATTTACCTGTTGTTGAAATTGAAGTCGGAGCTAATACAGTTGACACTTTAATTGCTGCTAAACACATTCAATCAAAGCGCGAAGCGAGAGAATTTATTCAAACAAAATCGTTAAAAATCAATGGCATGCCTTTTGATGAAACATCCTTGTATGAAACCAAGCTTGGTGAAGGCAAGTTTGCAATTATTAAAAAAGGCAAGAAGACAACAATTCTGGCAGTTTCAAAATAA
- a CDS encoding RNA-binding domain-containing protein — MSEKEALIAVYDFLDKSEPESSYLEYKKSTQQKDKIIKVACAFANNIMNNDASYLIFGVQEQNEVDGSKAVPKKPIYGINPKFLETERNKIKNLLTNIHPRINYLLVTLSYKKSLVIAVVIPRHQNENGPYITSDLAQKDKSINLPAKVYVRYDTDSKTCTPEQFQELTWKFSRLTFLSQSNATAKVSDLNILLILEYLRRIHPGRVFEKTKLFQLVKELKLSNEKNLTEKSRITNFAVLMFTDKPKKFIPGAYTALMIYDKVKDGYNDRILDGNLLKQIDDLNDFFSSNIEKLSENVEDNFATKGIYNYPLSVLRELAVNALYHKDYARNENVRIFWNEDSVVFFNPNKPLLPVTLDKLNTSRDIYSSATYRNPELKESLKLLNFVETHGAGVAKAKKALEKNSSPQLLFDIQGDGDANFTQVTVKIHPYAQTKHTKEINLNKSTTENISNLSNLERFKLFPAQIEILKLIQGDKNIKMSEIAKKINLSVAGVKYHMQILKSLNLVKFTGNTKAGFWELIEETIANKK; from the coding sequence ATGAGTGAAAAAGAAGCGTTAATTGCTGTTTATGATTTTTTAGATAAATCAGAACCAGAATCAAGTTATTTGGAATATAAAAAATCAACACAGCAAAAAGATAAAATAATTAAAGTTGCTTGTGCTTTTGCTAATAACATAATGAATAATGATGCGAGTTATTTAATTTTTGGTGTTCAAGAACAAAATGAAGTTGATGGTTCAAAAGCTGTTCCAAAAAAACCAATTTATGGCATTAACCCAAAATTCCTGGAAACTGAAAGAAACAAAATCAAAAATCTTTTAACTAATATTCATCCTCGAATCAATTATTTATTGGTTACTTTATCGTATAAAAAAAGTTTAGTAATTGCCGTGGTTATTCCTAGACACCAAAATGAAAATGGTCCATACATCACCTCAGATTTAGCACAAAAGGATAAATCGATAAATTTGCCAGCTAAAGTTTATGTTAGATACGACACTGATTCTAAGACTTGTACACCGGAACAATTTCAAGAGTTAACTTGAAAATTTTCAAGATTAACTTTTTTAAGTCAAAGTAATGCCACTGCAAAAGTTTCTGATTTAAACATTTTGTTAATTTTAGAGTATTTAAGACGAATACATCCTGGACGGGTGTTTGAAAAAACAAAGCTTTTCCAACTTGTTAAGGAGCTTAAGTTATCGAACGAAAAGAACTTAACTGAAAAATCTAGAATTACAAATTTCGCAGTTTTGATGTTTACTGACAAGCCAAAAAAATTTATACCTGGTGCTTATACTGCTTTGATGATTTATGACAAAGTCAAAGATGGTTATAACGATAGAATACTTGACGGGAATTTATTGAAACAAATAGACGATTTAAACGATTTTTTTAGTAGTAACATTGAAAAATTGTCAGAAAATGTAGAAGATAATTTTGCCACAAAAGGAATTTACAATTATCCATTGTCTGTGTTGAGAGAACTTGCTGTCAATGCACTTTATCATAAAGATTATGCTCGCAACGAAAATGTCAGAATCTTTTGGAATGAAGATTCAGTCGTGTTTTTCAACCCAAACAAACCACTTTTACCTGTGACTTTGGATAAATTAAATACTTCAAGAGATATTTATTCGTCAGCAACTTATAGAAATCCTGAACTAAAAGAATCTTTAAAATTATTGAATTTTGTGGAAACTCATGGTGCTGGTGTCGCGAAAGCTAAAAAAGCTTTAGAAAAAAATAGCTCACCTCAATTACTTTTTGATATTCAAGGTGACGGAGACGCGAATTTTACTCAAGTTACTGTCAAAATTCACCCTTACGCACAAACAAAACATACAAAAGAGATCAATTTAAACAAATCTACAACAGAAAACATTTCGAACTTATCGAATTTAGAAAGATTTAAATTATTCCCAGCTCAAATTGAAATTTTAAAATTGATTCAAGGTGACAAAAATATCAAAATGTCTGAAATAGCCAAAAAAATAAATTTGAGTGTTGCTGGTGTAAAGTACCATATGCAAATATTAAAATCCTTGAACTTAGTAAAATTCACTGGCAACACTAAAGCTGGTTTTTGGGAACTAATTGAAGAAACAATTGCAAACAAAAAATAG
- the tapR gene encoding TyrS-associated PheT N-terminal domain-related protein TapR yields MIFFDLRNNFKDTSTVILDSNVQDTFVDDYKDFSVLYDKNLNIKQVNFFNFDILTFNKNIVLREENTNKLKSLLASTNKRYILNSKKLIAYGKIISRTTHPKSKNLFVLDVDFNGFRKQIITNTDFTLENKYFLFFLSGSITANNDRISEGTILDAKSAGMLASAYSLGLQKENNLLFNQKFNDYLNQQNVIDAFWQSQDIYSLLGNFEKE; encoded by the coding sequence ATGATATTTTTTGATTTAAGAAACAATTTTAAAGACACTTCAACCGTAATTTTAGATTCTAATGTACAAGACACTTTCGTTGATGACTACAAAGATTTTAGTGTCCTTTACGACAAAAATTTAAATATCAAACAAGTAAATTTTTTTAATTTTGATATTTTAACTTTTAACAAAAACATTGTTTTAAGAGAAGAAAACACAAACAAATTAAAAAGCTTGTTAGCTTCAACTAATAAACGGTATATCTTAAACTCAAAAAAACTAATTGCTTACGGCAAAATCATTAGTAGAACTACCCATCCTAAAAGCAAAAATCTTTTTGTTTTAGATGTGGACTTCAATGGTTTTCGTAAACAAATAATCACTAACACAGATTTCACTTTAGAAAACAAGTATTTCTTATTTTTCTTAAGTGGATCAATTACTGCGAATAATGACCGAATTTCAGAAGGTACTATCTTAGATGCAAAAAGTGCTGGTATGTTAGCAAGTGCTTATAGTTTAGGTTTACAAAAAGAGAATAACCTTCTATTCAACCAAAAATTTAACGATTATTTAAACCAACAAAATGTAATTGACGCATTTTGACAATCACAAGATATTTATTCATTGTTAGGAAACTTTGAAAAAGAGTAA